The following is a genomic window from Pseudothermotoga thermarum DSM 5069.
AAAGAGGTTTTCAAATCTTGGAGGTTGGTTTACTACATAGCCAGGATGATGGACCGTTACAAGGACTTGAAAAAGGAACTTGAGGAGCTTTTGTACAAATGGTTGATTGAAAAACAAACAAACACTTTGTATAAACACGCCTACCTTTCAACACGGTGGGCTGAACTTGAAACCAGATCGAAAGGAGGGGAATAAAGCATGCCTCAGTTTGATCCAAGGGCTAATCAGCAAACAAGGGGGCGGGAAGGCAGAGGACCAACTCAGGAATTACTTTCGACGATTTTGCAGAATCTTGACACTGCCCTCGATCCACAGAAAGATCCAGATGGAAATGTGTTTTCTGAAGTAGCGGAAGGAACAGGGAGGTTCATATCGAATGTGAATCCAACGCAGCTCAGGAGGATTTTCACCGAGGTCAAAAGACTCTCGGCAAATGATCCTGCGTACAAGTACAAGATGAAACTTGTACGAGCAAGGGTTGCATATGCTGCTGGAAGGTTCTCAGAACTAAAAGAATTCGCCGAAATTGTCAAGAAAGCGATTACGGTCGCAGAGAAAAATGCAGAGAATTTTAAAAGGTTTTTAGACTTCTTTGAGGCAATCGTGGCTTATCACAAGTATTTTTCAGTGAAGTGAGGTGAGCACGATGAACGTGATTTTGAAAGGTAAGTTTGTTGTCAGTTGTGAAATAGAAGCCGTAACAGGTCTTCACATAGGCACAGGCAGAAACAGCATGGAAATAGGGGGAAATGACAATCCCGTTATCAAGGATGCTGAAGGGAAACCATATATACCAGGATCATCTTTAAAAGGTAAGATGAGGTCGCTTATGGAATTTGCCGAGGAAAAGGTCAAGGAAAATCTTTTGATTGAGGGCAAAAAAGGAGAAATATACATGCACATGTGCGACGATCCAGATTGTGTAGTGTGTGGGTTGTTTGGTCGAAACCATGGTGATCACACATTTAAGAACGGTCAAAAGCGTGATTTCACAAAATCTGTACTTCCAACACGATTACTTGTTAGGGACGCAAAACTCGTAGAAGACTCGATCAGTGAAGAAATGAAAGATTATTTGGATATGGAATGGACTGAGGTAAAGTGGGAGAACTCATTGGATAGAATTACATCAAAAGCAAACCCAAGGCAAACTGAAAGAATACCAGCCGGAGCTAAGTTTAGTGCAGAATTTGTGGTCAACAGATTGGTTGTAGATAATCAAGATGATGGAACAAAGTTCATCGAGAAGCTCATTCAAGCTATGAAGTTGCTCGAAGACGATTATCTTGGAGGGCATGGATCAAGAGGATCAGGTAAGGTTAGGTTCGTGAATATAAAGCTTTCTTATAGAAGTAAGGAGTACTACGAAGGTTCTAAAAAAGAGGAAGAAATACTGCAGGCTGATAATCTCCAACAATTGACTGAAAAGCTGGCTGATTTTGCTCAAAAGATTTCCTCCAAGGAATGATCGTCTATGAAAAGGGGAAAAGTCTATAAGATCAAGCTAAAACTTAATTCGCCATTTCATCTTGGAAGAAAGGAGAAAACCCACGGTTCCGTTGATACCATATCCCATTCCGACACACTCTTCAGCGGAATAATGAACTGTCATTCTTTGTTATACGGAGATGAAAGAACAACCAAACTAGTTCAAGCTTTCTTAGAAGGTCAACCTCCGTTCAGAATCTCGTCCACGATGCCTTACATAAATGATATCTTCTTTGTATTCAAGCCGCTTGGGATGAATTTGAAAATCTATGCACCAGACGAAGAAGAAAAGAAACTGAAAAAGGCCAAGTATATCCCTGAAGAGAATCTTTTAAATGGTTTCAAAGGTTCATTCACGACGGTTGGAGAATTGTTTGTCAAAAAGGAAGATGCTGACAAACTCACACCGTTTGCAATTCCCCAGGAAAGAGTTAGAGTGAGTCTTGATAGAACCAGCTCAGCCTCAAATGTTTACTATTTTCCAACTTACTCCTACCACAAAAACTCCGGTTTGTGGTTCTACATTGAAATACTGGATGAATCCGTGGAAAAGGAAATTTTTGCAGCAATTAAACTACTCGGAGATGAAGGTTTAGGTGGAGATAGGTCAATTGGATTGGGGTTCTTCGAGCTTGCAACGGCTCCGGTTCCGATGGATTTGCCATTCGCTCAGCACGATGAAACACAACTTTACACAACTTTGTCGCTGGTAAATCCTCGCAAAGGAGAGGCAGAAAAATTCAGGTACTACGATATTGTTAACAGGTCTGGTTATCTGTACTCCAAGGGAGATCAAGGCATCAAGCGAAAAGCTGTGAGGATGTTTATCGAGGGAAGTGTTTTTGAAGGGGAAGCTTTTGGTCGTGCCGTTGATGTAACTCCACCAAGCTTTAAGGAACATCCAGCATTGAGGTACGGTTTGACGTTTCCTGTACCCCTCCCCAAGGAGGTGAGTTTCATTGATAACTCACTCGAAAACTTATGAGATAACAGTTCTCACACCACTTTTCATATGTTCAGACCTTAGAGACAAGCTGACAGAGATAGATTTTTTCCTTGAAAACGGCAAAATCGTTGTCATCGATTTTGACAAACTGCTTTCTTTGACAAAGAACAACGAAAGGTTGCTCGATGAGATTTTGTTAGGTCTTGAAGGCTCTGTGGCGTCGTTCGATCTTAAAAGAATTCTTCAAAAGTATCAAATAAAAGTCGAACAATGCAAAAGATACGCGATGAACTTTCGGGGTACTTTTCCCTCAGGAACAAGGAAAGAGATTGCGTGCTTTGTCAAAACCGCTGGGAAGGTTTACATACCCGGTTCATCTTTGAAAGGAGCCATAAGATCTTTCATAACTAAGGCACTTCAA
Proteins encoded in this region:
- the csm2 gene encoding type III-A CRISPR-associated protein Csm2; translated protein: MPQFDPRANQQTRGREGRGPTQELLSTILQNLDTALDPQKDPDGNVFSEVAEGTGRFISNVNPTQLRRIFTEVKRLSANDPAYKYKMKLVRARVAYAAGRFSELKEFAEIVKKAITVAEKNAENFKRFLDFFEAIVAYHKYFSVK
- the csm3 gene encoding type III-A CRISPR-associated RAMP protein Csm3 yields the protein MNVILKGKFVVSCEIEAVTGLHIGTGRNSMEIGGNDNPVIKDAEGKPYIPGSSLKGKMRSLMEFAEEKVKENLLIEGKKGEIYMHMCDDPDCVVCGLFGRNHGDHTFKNGQKRDFTKSVLPTRLLVRDAKLVEDSISEEMKDYLDMEWTEVKWENSLDRITSKANPRQTERIPAGAKFSAEFVVNRLVVDNQDDGTKFIEKLIQAMKLLEDDYLGGHGSRGSGKVRFVNIKLSYRSKEYYEGSKKEEEILQADNLQQLTEKLADFAQKISSKE
- the csm4 gene encoding type III-A CRISPR-associated RAMP protein Csm4 produces the protein MKRGKVYKIKLKLNSPFHLGRKEKTHGSVDTISHSDTLFSGIMNCHSLLYGDERTTKLVQAFLEGQPPFRISSTMPYINDIFFVFKPLGMNLKIYAPDEEEKKLKKAKYIPEENLLNGFKGSFTTVGELFVKKEDADKLTPFAIPQERVRVSLDRTSSASNVYYFPTYSYHKNSGLWFYIEILDESVEKEIFAAIKLLGDEGLGGDRSIGLGFFELATAPVPMDLPFAQHDETQLYTTLSLVNPRKGEAEKFRYYDIVNRSGYLYSKGDQGIKRKAVRMFIEGSVFEGEAFGRAVDVTPPSFKEHPALRYGLTFPVPLPKEVSFIDNSLENL